In one Mucilaginibacter ginsenosidivorax genomic region, the following are encoded:
- a CDS encoding SusD/RagB family nutrient-binding outer membrane lipoprotein: MKNYIKVILSAACLCSVVGCDKGFKELNVNPNNTTSLDPTFLFSNAEVLTYSSLMETEATVVQQFIDPFGGVTSAFNFNVLNQTYTVLRWNNAYPNSIKLLEHILSETKGDASRSNLYNEARIWRAYNYMMLVDTYGDVPYSQAGQAYLSSAFLPKYDKQQDIYADLVNELTTATAALDAAKDVVKGDVFFAGNIPQWKRLGYSLLLRIGMRYSKLDGGKAKTIVQAAFTGGVMQSNADNCYLKYNNAYPNLVTQQIQQLTNTYYLAEPFITQLKSTGDPRLKYISAMYADPGKALSLAPDTASANQFGLPIGYDSGTLPTAPGFRGASGSGFKYSQVNYSVFGKVTAPQYFITYAQTQLLLAEAAFRGYITGTASTYYNNGVKAAMDQFASYDAVAVISSDAENAYLNNPVNAYSDANALKQINTQYWITSFGNGAESWANFRRSGFPALSPNTYPGKQIKGSFVRRYTYPQTESSINADNYRAAVASIGADDLDTPIFWDK; encoded by the coding sequence ATGAAAAATTATATAAAAGTCATATTGTCTGCTGCCTGCCTGTGTTCTGTCGTAGGTTGCGATAAAGGGTTCAAAGAATTAAATGTTAACCCCAACAACACCACCAGTCTCGACCCAACGTTTTTGTTTTCCAATGCCGAGGTATTAACCTATTCATCATTAATGGAAACCGAAGCAACCGTTGTTCAACAGTTTATCGATCCTTTTGGCGGCGTTACCTCGGCGTTTAATTTCAACGTGTTAAATCAAACATATACGGTACTGCGGTGGAATAATGCTTACCCGAATAGTATAAAATTGCTGGAGCACATCTTGTCGGAAACCAAGGGCGATGCGTCCCGCTCCAACCTGTACAATGAGGCCAGGATATGGCGGGCCTATAATTATATGATGTTGGTAGATACTTACGGAGACGTGCCCTACAGCCAGGCGGGCCAAGCCTATCTGAGTTCGGCGTTCTTGCCTAAATATGACAAACAGCAGGATATCTATGCCGACTTGGTGAATGAACTTACCACAGCTACGGCGGCATTAGATGCTGCAAAAGATGTGGTTAAAGGCGATGTTTTTTTTGCCGGAAATATTCCGCAATGGAAACGCCTGGGCTACTCACTCTTATTGCGTATTGGGATGCGCTATTCTAAATTAGATGGCGGTAAGGCAAAAACAATTGTGCAGGCTGCTTTTACCGGTGGTGTAATGCAATCCAACGCCGATAATTGTTACCTGAAGTATAACAACGCATACCCCAACTTAGTTACGCAGCAAATTCAACAGCTAACCAATACATATTATCTTGCCGAGCCGTTTATTACGCAATTGAAATCAACCGGCGACCCAAGGCTTAAGTACATCTCGGCAATGTATGCCGACCCGGGAAAAGCATTATCCCTTGCGCCGGATACAGCGTCGGCCAATCAGTTTGGTTTGCCCATAGGTTATGATAGTGGTACGCTGCCAACAGCGCCGGGATTCCGTGGCGCGAGTGGTTCTGGTTTCAAATATTCGCAGGTAAACTATAGTGTATTTGGCAAAGTAACCGCGCCGCAATATTTTATAACATATGCCCAAACGCAATTACTATTGGCCGAGGCCGCTTTTAGGGGATATATAACCGGTACGGCAAGTACCTATTATAATAATGGTGTAAAAGCGGCGATGGATCAATTTGCCAGCTATGACGCTGTTGCTGTAATTAGCAGCGACGCCGAAAATGCGTATTTGAACAACCCGGTAAATGCGTATTCTGATGCCAATGCTTTGAAACAGATTAATACCCAGTATTGGATAACTTCATTTGGAAACGGTGCAGAATCCTGGGCCAATTTCCGAAGAAGTGGCTTCCCAGCGTTATCGCCAAATACGTATCCCGGCAAGCAAATAAAAGGGAGTTTTGTACGCAGGTACACTTACCCGCAAACAGAATCGTCCATTAACGCTGATAATTACAGGGCTGCGGTAGCGAGCATAGGCGCGGATGATTTGGATACGCCCATATTTTGGGACAAATAA
- a CDS encoding SusC/RagA family TonB-linked outer membrane protein, translating into MEKKIKASGMMLSITISVLFTLMITTDVWAGNVAKVLIKADVGVQTVTGKVIDEKGLPLVGVSVSEKGARNGVLTDVDGNYRIQVSANNAVLIFSYVGYSPKTEPLNGRSTLNVTLEPRANALSEIIVTALGIKRESKKLGYAAENVRVGEITANRSTNFVNSLEGKVAGLDISPPASGPGGSTKIRLRGQSAFQGDNAPLIVLNGLPLSQSPSSTNSYTQSVDLGDNMQQINPDDIESMTILKGATAAALYGSRASNGAIIITTKNGNKNTGIGIEFTSNFTQNQALDFTDFQYEYGQGENNVRPKTQGQAQSSGAWSFGEKFDNAPTYQFDGVQRPYAPEKNRISKFFRRANAWTNTIAFSGGNDKGSFRFSYSNQDAQGIVPNNDYHKKIFNLGLNYNFTPKLSAQIYINYDHENNNNPPVIGIQGTSVTNYMYRYSNSVSLDVLKAAAVDANGNEAPTSRFTTLTNPYWIMNKQFTRQPKDHLLGTASLRYQFFDWLYLQGRVNMEYSASFYEQNVPTGTLANAAAPVGLYNGSYNSNDNTYRALNADFLLGGGHKWGDFSLDATIGGNTFPSSSRGYTVTATNFYVRDFYTLGNGATTTSAYAISKSTVNSLYGTAEFGYKSYLFINVTGRNDWFSVLSPEHNHYFYPSVSGSFVFSEFLKNSPSWLSFGKIRATYANVGSANGIGPYSNSLTFALSQNTFNGFPLGSINNTTTPNQNIKPYSVKEKEIGLELRMFNSRVNLDVAAYDKHTTNQILSVAISNASGYTGTIVNLGELQNRGMEFLLELIPIKKENFTWRSAFNTAINSSKVLTLANGQNQLTLGAGEFFGSIVDQVGLPLNQIQGSTYRRDASGNIILSGGKPVASTSPRLFGSALPKATGGWVNTFSYKKFTLMAHIDYKTGGKILSSSNLNFLREGLSKESLVGRDGGVKFNGVNADGTPNTTAVNAEDFYANYRSQGIIDPFVYKSDFIKLRNVSLSYDFSKMVKAKFIKGLVLSAVCHNVLIIKKYTPNIDPEAISSSGDILTGYEQSSLPTTRTYGFNLNVKF; encoded by the coding sequence ATGGAAAAAAAAATCAAAGCATCTGGAATGATGCTGTCTATTACAATAAGTGTTCTTTTTACACTTATGATTACTACGGATGTATGGGCCGGAAATGTAGCCAAGGTCCTGATCAAGGCCGATGTGGGCGTACAAACAGTTACCGGCAAAGTGATCGATGAAAAAGGGCTGCCACTTGTTGGCGTCAGCGTTAGCGAAAAAGGAGCCAGAAACGGCGTTTTGACGGATGTAGACGGTAACTACCGGATACAGGTGTCTGCCAATAATGCGGTGTTAATATTCAGCTATGTGGGATACAGTCCCAAAACCGAGCCTCTGAACGGGCGTAGTACGCTAAATGTTACGCTGGAGCCAAGGGCAAACGCCCTAAGTGAGATAATAGTAACAGCATTAGGGATAAAGCGCGAGTCGAAGAAATTGGGCTATGCGGCAGAAAATGTGCGCGTGGGCGAAATAACGGCTAACCGTTCCACAAACTTTGTTAACTCGCTTGAGGGAAAGGTAGCAGGTTTAGACATATCGCCACCCGCAAGCGGGCCCGGCGGAAGTACCAAGATCCGGTTGCGCGGGCAGTCTGCTTTTCAGGGCGATAATGCGCCGTTGATTGTATTAAATGGCCTTCCTTTGTCGCAAAGTCCATCAAGCACCAACAGTTACACGCAGTCGGTAGATCTTGGCGATAATATGCAGCAGATAAACCCGGATGATATTGAGTCGATGACCATATTAAAAGGAGCCACAGCTGCCGCGCTTTACGGTTCAAGGGCAAGTAACGGTGCGATAATCATTACTACCAAAAACGGTAATAAAAATACAGGTATAGGTATTGAGTTTACCTCCAATTTTACTCAAAATCAGGCGCTTGATTTTACTGACTTTCAATATGAGTATGGGCAGGGAGAAAATAACGTACGGCCCAAAACCCAGGGTCAGGCACAAAGCTCAGGCGCATGGAGTTTTGGGGAAAAGTTTGACAACGCGCCTACCTACCAGTTTGATGGGGTACAACGCCCTTACGCGCCAGAAAAAAATCGTATAAGCAAATTCTTCAGGCGTGCCAACGCGTGGACTAATACCATCGCTTTTTCTGGCGGCAATGATAAAGGCAGCTTTAGATTCTCTTATTCGAACCAGGACGCGCAAGGTATAGTACCTAACAATGATTATCACAAAAAAATATTCAATCTGGGGCTGAATTATAATTTCACACCTAAACTATCTGCACAGATCTATATAAATTACGACCACGAGAATAATAACAACCCGCCGGTAATTGGTATTCAGGGCACATCGGTTACTAATTACATGTACCGTTATTCCAACTCGGTTAGTCTTGATGTATTAAAAGCAGCTGCGGTTGATGCCAACGGCAACGAAGCGCCAACTTCACGTTTTACTACCCTTACCAACCCATACTGGATAATGAACAAGCAATTTACAAGGCAACCTAAAGATCACCTTTTAGGTACGGCCAGCCTTCGTTATCAATTTTTTGATTGGCTTTACCTGCAGGGCCGTGTAAATATGGAATATAGCGCTTCGTTTTATGAACAAAATGTGCCAACCGGCACTTTGGCGAACGCTGCCGCGCCAGTAGGCCTTTATAACGGTAGTTATAACTCAAATGACAACACTTACCGTGCGTTAAATGCCGACTTTTTATTGGGAGGTGGCCACAAATGGGGAGATTTTTCTTTGGATGCCACTATAGGAGGAAATACTTTTCCTTCGTCGTCACGGGGATATACCGTTACAGCAACAAATTTTTATGTCAGGGATTTTTATACTCTTGGAAATGGCGCAACCACCACATCGGCTTACGCAATTTCAAAATCAACTGTAAACTCGCTTTATGGAACTGCCGAGTTTGGATATAAATCCTATTTATTTATAAATGTAACAGGCCGTAACGATTGGTTCTCGGTGTTAAGCCCCGAGCATAATCATTACTTTTATCCCTCCGTAAGCGGCAGTTTTGTTTTCTCGGAATTTTTAAAGAATTCGCCTTCGTGGCTCTCGTTTGGAAAGATCAGGGCAACTTATGCTAATGTGGGGAGTGCTAACGGCATTGGCCCTTACAGCAATTCGCTTACCTTCGCACTTTCTCAAAATACCTTTAACGGCTTTCCACTTGGAAGCATTAATAATACAACTACTCCAAACCAAAATATTAAACCTTACAGCGTAAAAGAGAAAGAAATTGGCCTGGAATTGCGAATGTTTAACAGCCGTGTGAATTTAGATGTAGCCGCATATGATAAGCACACCACAAACCAGATTTTAAGTGTTGCTATATCAAACGCATCGGGTTATACCGGCACCATTGTAAACCTTGGCGAGCTGCAAAACCGTGGTATGGAGTTCTTGCTGGAGTTGATACCCATCAAAAAAGAGAATTTTACCTGGCGTTCAGCGTTTAATACCGCCATAAACTCCTCAAAAGTATTGACACTGGCTAACGGTCAAAATCAACTTACACTGGGTGCAGGCGAATTCTTTGGTTCTATTGTTGATCAGGTTGGCCTTCCGTTAAACCAAATACAAGGCTCCACTTACCGTAGGGATGCCAGTGGTAACATTATTTTATCGGGCGGTAAACCAGTGGCAAGCACTTCTCCCAGGCTTTTTGGCAGTGCTTTGCCTAAAGCTACAGGTGGTTGGGTAAATACCTTTTCTTACAAGAAGTTTACCCTGATGGCCCATATTGATTATAAAACGGGTGGTAAAATATTGTCAAGTTCAAACCTTAATTTCCTCAGAGAAGGCTTATCAAAAGAGTCGCTGGTTGGCAGGGATGGTGGCGTTAAGTTCAACGGGGTGAATGCCGATGGTACGCCTAACACAACAGCAGTGAACGCCGAGGATTTTTATGCTAACTATCGTTCTCAAGGTATCATAGACCCATTTGTTTATAAGTCGGATTTCATCAAGCTAAGAAACGTTTCGCTGAGCTATGATTTTTCGAAGATGGTAAAGGCGAAATTCATAAAAGGGCTTGTGCTTTCTGCCGTATGCCACAACGTGCTTATCATCAAAAAATATACACCTAATATCGATCCGGAAGCAATATCATCAAGTGGCGATATTTTAACCGGGTACGAGCAAAGTTCACTGCCCACCACGCGGACTTATGGATTTAACCTTAACGTCAAATTTTAA
- a CDS encoding gluconate:H+ symporter, producing the protein MTILVLILCILLLVALITWAKVNAFLAFLVVALVAGCCFGMPFTTVIASINKGLGDTLGSVAIIILLGAMLGKLVAESGAAQRIAHFMHDLFGARYVSYAMALTGFIVGIPLYYNVGFILLVPIIFSVASSYRLPLLYVGMPMLTALSVMHGFLPPHPSPMTLISVFHADVVKTFGYGLIIAIPAIIIAGPIFSATLKKIGPHSLQFAHRSATLPAHQLPGIANSILSSLLPVVLICMAHLLPVLFGQNPLIRTLAAWFAEPIIAMLATVIISTYTLGLRKGKSLAKIMDGYVCAVKDIAMVLLIIGSAGALKQVFVDSHLSNALAGMLVSSSMHPLLLAWLATACLRLCLGSATVAGVTAAGVLFPIAHHANVNTSLLVLAIGAGSLFGSHVNDTAFWLCKEYFGLSVKETLRSWTVMESLVAVIGLAGVLSLDFLI; encoded by the coding sequence ATGACAATACTTGTACTGATCCTTTGTATTTTACTGCTTGTTGCACTGATAACATGGGCAAAGGTAAATGCTTTTCTTGCCTTTCTTGTTGTTGCTTTAGTGGCAGGTTGTTGCTTTGGCATGCCATTTACAACGGTTATCGCATCGATAAATAAAGGCCTGGGCGATACTTTAGGGTCGGTAGCAATCATTATTCTATTGGGCGCGATGCTGGGTAAGCTGGTTGCCGAAAGCGGCGCAGCACAGCGCATAGCTCATTTTATGCATGATTTGTTTGGCGCCCGATATGTAAGCTATGCCATGGCTTTGACGGGTTTTATAGTGGGTATTCCTTTATATTACAATGTAGGTTTCATTTTGTTAGTGCCTATCATCTTTTCGGTTGCTTCCAGCTATCGGTTGCCGCTGTTGTATGTGGGTATGCCAATGCTTACGGCTTTATCGGTAATGCATGGTTTTTTGCCGCCCCATCCTTCACCAATGACACTCATCAGCGTTTTTCATGCAGATGTAGTAAAAACATTTGGTTATGGGCTGATCATCGCTATTCCTGCTATAATAATTGCAGGGCCTATATTCTCGGCCACACTCAAAAAAATAGGGCCTCACAGTTTGCAATTTGCCCATAGGTCGGCCACCTTGCCTGCTCACCAGCTGCCGGGTATTGCTAACAGTATACTATCATCGCTTTTACCGGTGGTATTGATTTGTATGGCCCATTTGCTGCCTGTACTTTTTGGGCAAAATCCATTAATAAGGACTTTAGCGGCATGGTTTGCCGAACCCATTATTGCCATGCTGGCTACCGTAATTATAAGCACCTATACGCTTGGTTTGCGCAAAGGCAAATCGTTGGCAAAAATAATGGATGGTTATGTGTGTGCAGTAAAAGATATAGCCATGGTATTGCTCATTATTGGTAGCGCGGGTGCATTGAAGCAGGTATTTGTAGATAGCCACTTAAGTAACGCCCTTGCCGGTATGCTGGTTAGTAGCAGCATGCATCCCTTGTTGCTTGCATGGCTGGCTACGGCTTGTTTACGGCTTTGCCTTGGTTCGGCCACGGTGGCTGGTGTAACGGCTGCCGGGGTGTTGTTTCCGATAGCTCATCATGCAAACGTAAATACCAGTTTACTGGTGCTGGCTATCGGAGCAGGCAGCCTGTTTGGCTCGCACGTAAACGATACAGCTTTTTGGCTATGCAAAGAATATTTTGGGCTATCGGTAAAGGAAACACTCCGTTCATGGACGGTTATGGAAAGCCTGGTAGCTGTAATAGGACTTGCAGGCGTCTTATCATTAGATTTTTTAATATAA
- a CDS encoding IlvD/Edd family dehydratase, giving the protein MSQFRSSDWFGKTGKMGFLYRSWMKNQGIPSDLFDGRPVIGICNTWSELTPCNAHLRDLAESVKRGVYEAGGFPVEFPIMSLGETLLKPTAMLFRNLASMDAEESIRGNPIDGVVLLTGCDKTTPATMMGAASVGLPTIVVPGGPMLNGKYRGMDIGSGTAVWKLTDDLITGKVTNDEYLAAESCMSRSAGHCMTMGTASTMACMVESLGMCLSQAAATPAVDSRKKVLAQLSGRRIVEMVKEGLTISKILTRSAFENAIKVNAAIGGSTNFIIHLTAIAGRVGIDLCLDDFDRLGSKIPLLLNLMPSGKYLMEDFYYAGGLPVVLKELGSELDMDAITVTGKSHAENIKDDGICYNNKVITSYNNPIIPEAGIAVLKGNLAINGAVIKPSAATPSLMQHTGRAVVFETIEDYHARIDEPQLDIDETCVIVLKNVGPVGYPGMPEVGNMVLPKKLLDKGITDMVRISDGRMSGTAYGTVVLHVSPESAIGGNLALVQNGDLIHLDVPARRIDLLVDEAELEKRRQLWQKPAYHTNRGYVSMYQRHVQQADKGADLDFLVGNSGSVVTRDSH; this is encoded by the coding sequence ATGTCACAATTCAGAAGTTCTGATTGGTTTGGAAAAACGGGTAAAATGGGGTTTTTATACCGAAGCTGGATGAAAAACCAGGGTATACCTTCCGATCTTTTCGACGGAAGACCGGTTATTGGTATTTGTAACACATGGTCAGAACTAACACCTTGTAATGCCCATTTACGCGACCTGGCCGAATCTGTTAAACGCGGGGTTTATGAAGCCGGCGGTTTTCCGGTGGAATTCCCCATCATGTCGTTGGGCGAAACATTGCTTAAACCCACTGCTATGCTTTTCAGGAACCTGGCCAGTATGGATGCCGAGGAATCAATACGCGGCAATCCGATAGACGGCGTTGTGTTGTTGACCGGCTGCGACAAAACTACGCCGGCTACCATGATGGGGGCCGCCAGCGTAGGCTTGCCTACTATAGTAGTTCCGGGTGGGCCAATGCTGAATGGTAAATACCGGGGCATGGATATCGGATCGGGCACGGCAGTATGGAAATTAACTGATGATCTTATAACCGGCAAAGTAACCAATGACGAATATCTTGCCGCCGAAAGCTGCATGTCGAGAAGTGCCGGTCATTGTATGACCATGGGCACCGCCTCTACTATGGCTTGCATGGTCGAGTCGCTTGGGATGTGTCTTTCGCAAGCTGCGGCCACTCCTGCAGTGGATTCAAGAAAGAAAGTGTTGGCCCAGTTGTCAGGCAGGCGCATTGTAGAAATGGTGAAGGAAGGGCTAACGATATCAAAAATACTCACCCGCTCAGCTTTTGAAAATGCAATTAAAGTAAACGCAGCTATTGGCGGTTCTACCAATTTTATCATACATCTTACCGCAATTGCCGGACGTGTTGGGATAGACCTATGCCTGGACGATTTTGACAGGCTTGGCAGTAAAATACCCTTGTTGCTTAATTTGATGCCCTCCGGAAAATACCTGATGGAAGACTTTTACTACGCAGGCGGGTTGCCCGTGGTATTGAAAGAGCTGGGTAGTGAATTGGATATGGATGCGATAACGGTGACAGGAAAATCGCATGCAGAAAACATAAAAGACGACGGTATATGCTATAATAATAAGGTTATTACAAGTTACAACAACCCGATTATCCCGGAGGCCGGCATAGCAGTTTTAAAAGGTAACCTGGCTATCAATGGTGCGGTTATCAAGCCTTCGGCGGCAACGCCATCGCTAATGCAGCATACGGGTAGGGCGGTGGTTTTTGAAACGATCGAAGATTATCATGCCCGGATTGATGAGCCGCAGCTTGATATAGATGAGACCTGCGTAATTGTGCTAAAAAATGTTGGCCCGGTGGGGTACCCCGGCATGCCCGAAGTGGGCAATATGGTGTTGCCTAAAAAACTGCTTGATAAAGGTATTACGGATATGGTAAGAATATCCGACGGACGGATGAGTGGCACCGCTTACGGTACTGTTGTACTCCATGTTTCGCCGGAATCTGCCATTGGCGGCAACCTGGCGCTTGTCCAAAACGGGGACCTTATACACCTCGATGTACCGGCAAGAAGAATAGACCTGCTTGTAGATGAGGCTGAACTTGAAAAACGGAGACAATTGTGGCAAAAACCAGCTTACCATACCAACAGGGGCTATGTATCTATGTACCAGCGTCACGTTCAGCAAGCCGATAAAGGAGCTGATCTTGATTTCCTGGTTGGAAACTCCGGATCTGTTGTAACCCGCGATTCGCATTAA
- a CDS encoding fumarylacetoacetate hydrolase family protein — MHIFKTNDKVIVKHAGLLYSSPVWKWDSFINREALHSEALKDIQSVTANPSLVADLEHVSTPIASQEIWASGVTYLRSKDARMEESKDAGGGDFYARVYSAERPEIFFKSSASRAVGPGGTVRIRKDSKWNVPEPELVLFICSAGTIEGYLIGNDMSSRDIEGENPLYLPQAKSYDGAAAVGPCLYVPATTISPDTEIQIEIWRGNDIVFAEAILISRMKRTHQELANYLFMEMSFPHGAYLMTGTGIVPPDWFTLNYGDVINITIDNIGTLTNRVGE, encoded by the coding sequence ATGCATATATTTAAAACCAACGATAAAGTTATTGTAAAACACGCCGGGCTGCTTTATAGCTCGCCTGTTTGGAAGTGGGATAGTTTTATAAACCGCGAAGCGTTGCATAGCGAGGCTTTAAAAGATATCCAAAGCGTTACGGCCAACCCTTCGTTGGTTGCCGATTTGGAACACGTAAGCACACCTATTGCCAGCCAGGAAATCTGGGCCTCTGGTGTTACCTATTTGCGCAGTAAAGATGCCCGGATGGAAGAATCCAAAGATGCCGGTGGCGGCGATTTTTATGCAAGGGTTTACAGTGCCGAACGCCCCGAGATCTTTTTTAAATCTTCGGCATCCCGCGCGGTGGGGCCTGGCGGTACTGTGCGCATCCGGAAAGATTCGAAATGGAACGTTCCGGAGCCGGAGTTAGTGTTATTTATTTGCAGCGCCGGCACCATTGAGGGATACCTGATTGGCAATGATATGTCATCGAGAGACATTGAAGGGGAGAACCCTTTATATCTTCCGCAGGCTAAATCATACGATGGCGCGGCAGCGGTTGGCCCATGCCTTTACGTGCCGGCTACAACTATTTCTCCTGACACCGAAATTCAGATTGAAATATGGAGAGGCAATGATATAGTATTTGCCGAGGCCATATTGATCAGCAGGATGAAACGTACGCACCAGGAACTTGCTAATTACCTTTTTATGGAGATGTCATTCCCCCACGGTGCATACCTCATGACCGGCACAGGTATAGTGCCGCCTGATTGGTTTACACTTAACTATGGCGATGTGATAAATATTACAATAGATAACATAGGCACACTTACAAACCGCGTGGGGGAGTAG
- a CDS encoding AraC family transcriptional regulator codes for MNHLILQQGKSKELAHFPHILEFAHKKNNTIQLNSFNSKVTDCICLYYILEGKFTWIIDLQEHTLYPGDFALVLPGQCIGGESGILNIGVLFWIKISTEDCGKLLLGKWSGLTKKEKLSVNQILLLNRQQLVLKLKEAQALMHNLQLELQNEEVGFYTRVNQLLDELFVLISRQLIRQNNSRRDFPQTFLKLEQTLRQNLAHQWTVEEMAALIGMGTTAFTEKVKHYSGFSPLNYLINIRITEATKLLKKNEVNVTDIALSTGFYSSQHFSTTFKKLTGYTPSEFRKNKTSDHQHTS; via the coding sequence ATGAATCATTTGATACTTCAGCAGGGGAAATCTAAAGAACTTGCGCATTTTCCGCATATCCTGGAGTTTGCCCACAAAAAAAACAATACTATCCAACTTAATTCCTTTAACAGCAAGGTTACGGACTGCATTTGCCTGTATTATATTTTAGAAGGAAAATTTACCTGGATAATTGATTTGCAGGAACACACGTTATACCCCGGAGATTTCGCACTAGTATTGCCGGGGCAATGTATCGGCGGAGAGAGCGGGATATTAAATATCGGCGTATTATTCTGGATAAAAATTTCCACCGAAGATTGCGGAAAGCTTTTGCTTGGCAAATGGAGCGGACTCACCAAAAAAGAAAAGCTATCCGTTAATCAAATTTTGCTGTTAAACAGGCAACAGCTTGTTTTGAAACTGAAAGAAGCGCAGGCTTTAATGCATAATTTACAACTGGAATTACAAAATGAAGAAGTGGGCTTTTACACGCGTGTAAACCAGCTGCTTGATGAGCTTTTTGTGTTGATCAGCAGGCAGTTGATAAGGCAAAACAATTCCAGGAGAGATTTCCCTCAAACATTTTTAAAGCTGGAGCAAACGCTGCGGCAAAACCTTGCGCATCAATGGACAGTGGAAGAAATGGCAGCGCTGATAGGTATGGGGACTACTGCTTTTACCGAAAAAGTAAAACACTATTCCGGTTTCTCGCCTCTGAATTATTTAATCAACATCAGGATAACTGAAGCTACCAAGCTGCTTAAAAAAAACGAGGTAAATGTTACCGACATAGCGCTGAGCACGGGATTTTATTCGTCGCAGCATTTCTCTACAACTTTTAAAAAACTTACGGGCTACACCCCAAGCGAATTCAGGAAAAATAAAACATCAGATCATCAACATACATCATGA
- a CDS encoding gluconokinase, producing MNCIIIIEMGTAAVRVFAFDLSGNLISSSKGHYPTFHEQPDHSEQDPEQMFITMLYILKNLLIEKIYPKKYTVTCICFGSSMHSLLAVDKDGIPLGNAITWADNRGKKEAADLKKSTLGEEIYKATGTPIHPMSSLIKIAWMKNHDPEKFKLAKKFMPIKTYIIQQLTGACVIDYSIASATGLMNIHDFTWDRAALEFAGITPEELPDLHPVFYSGVSLKKEYQRVLKLSPSVKILIGSSDGCLATLGAGVWENSMATITIEDSGAFRIIGDKIIEDPKQQIFNYLLTEKHIITGGPTSNGGVIFNWFAKQFGDFQKAFDIDQSMEMLIEEAAGVEVGSGGLIFLPFLHGERAPIWNPNSRGCYFGVNIRHERKHFIRATIEGILYEMYSIGRTLENHRHIETLSINGSFASIPFCTQIIADIFNKPVSTLSHADSIGKGAYLLSATEMGIYPSLEEASKTVTMHQTYLPNAENHQIYAQYFKVFESLITKVADEFDAISDLQERYSQ from the coding sequence ATGAATTGCATCATCATTATAGAAATGGGTACAGCCGCGGTACGGGTTTTTGCCTTTGATCTTTCCGGTAATTTAATCAGTTCATCAAAGGGGCATTACCCTACCTTTCACGAGCAGCCCGATCACAGCGAGCAGGACCCTGAGCAGATGTTTATTACCATGCTCTATATTTTAAAAAATCTGCTTATTGAGAAAATCTACCCTAAAAAATATACTGTAACCTGTATTTGCTTCGGCTCATCCATGCATAGTTTGCTGGCGGTAGATAAAGATGGCATACCATTGGGCAACGCCATTACCTGGGCAGACAATAGGGGCAAAAAAGAGGCTGCCGACCTTAAAAAAAGCACCCTGGGCGAAGAGATTTATAAAGCCACGGGAACTCCCATCCATCCTATGTCGTCGTTGATAAAAATTGCGTGGATGAAAAATCACGACCCTGAGAAATTTAAACTGGCAAAGAAATTTATGCCTATAAAAACCTATATCATTCAGCAACTAACCGGTGCGTGTGTGATAGATTATAGCATAGCCTCTGCAACCGGGCTAATGAATATTCACGATTTTACCTGGGACCGTGCGGCGCTGGAGTTTGCAGGTATTACACCAGAGGAGCTTCCGGACCTACACCCTGTTTTCTATTCAGGCGTTTCGCTAAAAAAAGAATATCAAAGGGTTTTAAAATTGTCGCCGTCGGTTAAAATCCTCATTGGATCAAGCGACGGATGCCTGGCCACACTGGGTGCCGGTGTATGGGAAAACAGTATGGCTACTATTACCATTGAAGATAGTGGCGCATTCCGGATCATTGGAGATAAAATAATAGAAGATCCCAAACAACAAATTTTCAACTACCTGCTTACTGAGAAACATATTATCACTGGCGGACCTACAAGTAATGGAGGTGTGATATTCAATTGGTTTGCTAAACAATTTGGTGATTTTCAAAAAGCTTTTGATATCGACCAGTCAATGGAAATGCTGATAGAGGAAGCAGCTGGCGTTGAAGTTGGCTCAGGCGGCTTAATCTTCCTTCCTTTTTTACATGGCGAACGAGCCCCTATCTGGAACCCGAACTCCAGGGGCTGTTATTTTGGCGTTAATATCAGGCACGAGCGCAAACATTTTATACGGGCCACCATAGAGGGGATATTATACGAGATGTACAGTATTGGCCGTACACTGGAAAACCACCGGCATATTGAAACCCTGTCTATCAATGGCAGTTTTGCATCCATACCTTTTTGCACTCAAATCATCGCCGACATATTTAACAAGCCGGTGAGCACACTTAGTCATGCCGACAGCATAGGCAAGGGTGCATACCTGTTAAGCGCTACCGAGATGGGTATTTATCCCTCTTTAGAAGAAGCCTCTAAAACGGTTACCATGCATCAAACCTATTTGCCTAACGCCGAAAACCACCAGATATATGCCCAATATTTTAAAGTATTTGAAAGCCTGATAACAAAAGTGGCGGATGAATTTGACGCCATTTCAGATCTGCAGGAACGGTATAGTCAATAA